A stretch of Campylobacter volucris DNA encodes these proteins:
- the lpxD gene encoding UDP-3-O-(3-hydroxymyristoyl)glucosamine N-acyltransferase produces the protein MKISEIAKFLGIEYSGEDIEITALNSLNNASFTELSYCDGEKNSKKISNTDAGAVLVSKEFENLVPKDSIKLVVDNPHLSFALLSKLFAKSLISSNVEKKSKIAKSAKIMPNVYIGDNVQIGENVIIMAGAYIGDNVSIDECTIIHPNVVIYNDTKIGKKCHLLANCVIGSDGFGYAHTKNGEHYKIYHNGNVILEDFVEIGACATIDRAVFESTIIKQGTKIDNLVQVGHNCEIGENCLIVAQSGISGSSVLGKNVTMGGQSATSGHLQIGDFATIAARGGVTKNLEGARVYGGFPIMLQKDWLKFQAKIITTFKDKHE, from the coding sequence ATGAAAATTAGCGAAATAGCAAAATTTTTGGGTATAGAATATAGCGGAGAAGATATAGAAATAACTGCTTTAAATTCTTTAAATAATGCAAGTTTTACTGAGCTTAGTTATTGTGATGGAGAAAAAAATTCAAAAAAAATTTCAAATACTGATGCAGGTGCAGTGCTGGTTTCTAAAGAATTTGAAAATTTAGTTCCAAAAGATAGCATTAAGCTTGTAGTGGATAATCCACATTTATCTTTTGCGTTATTAAGCAAACTTTTTGCAAAATCTTTAATTTCTTCAAATGTAGAAAAAAAATCAAAAATAGCAAAAAGTGCAAAAATCATGCCTAATGTTTATATAGGGGATAATGTCCAAATTGGAGAAAATGTTATCATTATGGCTGGAGCTTATATAGGAGATAATGTCAGTATAGATGAATGCACTATCATCCATCCTAATGTGGTAATTTATAACGACACTAAGATAGGTAAAAAATGTCATTTGCTTGCAAATTGTGTTATAGGAAGTGATGGTTTTGGTTATGCACATACTAAAAATGGAGAGCATTATAAAATATATCATAATGGAAATGTGATTTTAGAAGATTTTGTGGAAATTGGAGCTTGCGCTACGATTGATAGAGCTGTTTTTGAAAGCACTATTATAAAACAAGGAACTAAGATAGATAATTTAGTTCAAGTAGGGCACAATTGTGAAATTGGAGAAAATTGTCTTATCGTGGCTCAAAGTGGAATTTCAGGTTCTAGTGTTTTAGGTAAAAATGTTACCATGGGTGGTCAAAGTGCTACTAGTGGGCATTTACAAATTGGAGATTTTGCAACTATTGCAGCAAGAGGTGGTGTTACTAAAAATTTAGAAGGTGCTAGAGTGTATGGTGGTTTTCCTATCATGCTTCAAAAAGATTGGCTAAAATTCCAAGCAAAAATTATCACAACTTTTAAGGATAAACATGAGTAA
- the ilvN gene encoding acetolactate synthase small subunit, translated as MKRRVISVIVLNEHGVLSRVVGLFSGRGYNIESLTVAPLEDKEFSRINIVTLGDERVFEQIIKQLHKLIPTYKVIDSSDFIEKETALVKIALNENFAGLDAILKAYNGKVVYSDSESIIAVATDDALRIDNFIKTMKKYNPINIVRSGSILMEVR; from the coding sequence ATGAAAAGAAGGGTTATATCTGTTATTGTTTTAAACGAACATGGGGTTTTATCTCGTGTTGTTGGATTGTTTTCTGGTAGAGGTTATAATATAGAATCTTTAACCGTAGCGCCATTGGAAGATAAAGAATTTTCTAGAATAAATATAGTTACTTTAGGGGATGAGAGAGTGTTTGAGCAAATTATCAAACAGCTTCATAAGCTAATACCAACTTATAAAGTAATTGATTCTAGTGATTTTATAGAAAAAGAAACGGCTTTGGTAAAAATTGCATTAAATGAAAATTTTGCAGGACTTGATGCAATTTTAAAAGCTTATAATGGTAAAGTTGTATATAGCGATAGTGAAAGCATTATAGCTGTAGCTACTGATGATGCATTAAGGATAGATAATTTTATAAAAACAATGAAAAAATATAATCCAATCAATATAGTAAGAAGTGGTTCTATTTTAATGGAGGTAAGATGA